A part of Methanorbis furvi genomic DNA contains:
- a CDS encoding deoxyribonuclease IV has product MVKLGLHVSIAGAMANSVERAQALGCDTFQIFTRSPRVWAAKPIEPSVADSFTKALAASGIGPVVDHMPYLPNPAAEKPEIYDRSIATLTEELNRCAMLKIPYLVTHLGHHGEEGHKKGQERVIAAIGHALDNAEGNTMILLENTANEKNTVGGTFTDVGAIADGLGREARVGFCFDTCHAAAAGYDLKGHGAATVFGWFADEAGDLSRLKVIHLNDMKGGVGSHLDRHEHIGLGSLGEETIRDVLTFPKISHCSFIMETPSDDRRDDAGNMAVARRLAGM; this is encoded by the coding sequence ATGGTTAAGCTTGGATTGCATGTTTCGATTGCCGGGGCAATGGCGAATTCTGTTGAGCGTGCGCAGGCACTCGGCTGTGATACATTTCAGATATTTACGCGAAGCCCGCGGGTCTGGGCGGCAAAACCGATCGAACCTTCTGTCGCAGATTCGTTCACAAAAGCGCTTGCTGCGTCCGGTATCGGTCCCGTGGTAGATCACATGCCGTACCTGCCAAACCCTGCGGCAGAAAAACCGGAAATTTATGACCGGTCGATTGCGACGCTCACCGAGGAACTGAACCGGTGTGCGATGCTGAAGATCCCTTACCTTGTGACGCATCTCGGCCATCACGGAGAGGAGGGGCACAAGAAAGGACAGGAGAGAGTGATTGCCGCAATCGGCCACGCCCTTGACAATGCCGAAGGAAACACGATGATTCTTCTTGAAAATACGGCGAACGAAAAAAATACGGTTGGCGGAACATTCACGGATGTCGGAGCTATTGCTGACGGGCTCGGTCGTGAGGCGCGAGTTGGTTTTTGTTTTGACACCTGTCATGCGGCAGCGGCAGGATACGATCTGAAAGGTCATGGTGCGGCAACGGTCTTCGGCTGGTTTGCCGATGAGGCAGGAGATCTTTCGCGCCTCAAAGTGATTCACTTAAACGATATGAAGGGAGGCGTTGGCTCGCATCTCGACCGCCACGAACATATCGGTCTTGGCAGCCTCGGTGAGGAAACGATTCGTGATGTGCTGACGTTCCCCAAAATTTCCCACTGCTCCTTCATCATGGAGACGCCGTCGGATGATCGCCGTGATGATGCAGGAAACATGGCCGTCGCACGAAGGCTTGCCGGAATGTGA
- a CDS encoding DUF3781 domain-containing protein translates to MKMNAATSEELTLDLSKLHTTVLGAERIRRNLSLESADDVVSWCREQITKSDAEIERKGKNFYVRVDECEITIHARSCSIITAHLISR, encoded by the coding sequence ATGAAGATGAATGCCGCAACTTCGGAGGAGCTGACCCTTGATCTTTCAAAACTTCACACGACCGTGCTTGGTGCGGAAAGAATCAGAAGAAATCTTTCGCTTGAGTCAGCTGACGATGTGGTGAGCTGGTGCAGGGAGCAGATCACGAAGTCCGATGCTGAGATAGAAAGGAAGGGGAAGAACTTCTATGTCAGGGTTGACGAATGTGAGATAACAATTCATGCCCGCAGCTGTAGTATCATCACCGCACATCTGATTTCGCGGTGA
- a CDS encoding 4Fe-4S dicluster domain-containing protein — MADPNLYLKGGVIPERDNEHYIIRLRVPAGVLDVEALAGIAKIAKKYGITNTHLTTRQTIELLHVGPEVLDDLLAALEKNGTPIGAERNEVVNITACLGNANCKYSVIDTLSLAKKLDEKHFGKEMPVKVRIAISGCPNGCTSERLNEIGITGLRRPVRNEGLCTGCGTCGYYCKEDAILIENGKLKLNQGDCMLCGFCIHACPFQYINFEDPLYLITLGGRRGRHPKIGRTFYIARSEDDVVEIVGKIIYWIFRSIASDKMLPEQLTDEEFAEFREKVKKSLKPLGIEGIDPTNAYCV; from the coding sequence ATGGCAGATCCGAATCTCTACTTAAAAGGCGGCGTTATCCCTGAACGGGACAACGAGCACTATATCATCCGGCTCCGTGTTCCGGCAGGAGTGCTTGACGTTGAAGCACTGGCAGGTATCGCCAAGATTGCAAAAAAATACGGAATAACCAATACGCATCTCACCACCCGCCAGACAATTGAACTGCTTCATGTAGGACCCGAGGTCCTTGACGATCTTCTTGCCGCCCTTGAGAAAAACGGTACTCCGATCGGTGCGGAACGTAACGAGGTCGTCAACATCACCGCATGCCTTGGCAATGCCAACTGCAAATACTCTGTCATTGACACTCTCTCCCTCGCCAAAAAACTTGATGAGAAGCACTTCGGCAAGGAGATGCCGGTAAAAGTTCGTATTGCTATCTCCGGCTGTCCGAACGGCTGTACCAGCGAGCGACTGAATGAGATCGGTATCACAGGTCTGCGTCGTCCGGTGCGAAACGAAGGACTCTGTACCGGATGCGGTACCTGCGGTTACTACTGTAAAGAAGATGCAATTCTGATCGAGAACGGAAAACTGAAACTCAATCAGGGTGACTGCATGCTCTGCGGATTCTGCATTCATGCGTGTCCCTTCCAGTACATCAACTTCGAAGACCCGCTCTACTTAATTACGCTCGGCGGCAGACGCGGCAGGCACCCGAAGATCGGCAGAACATTCTACATCGCAAGATCAGAAGATGATGTGGTTGAGATTGTCGGAAAAATCATCTACTGGATCTTCCGCAGCATTGCATCCGACAAAATGCTTCCCGAACAACTCACCGATGAAGAGTTCGCTGAGTTCCGTGAAAAAGTAAAGAAGAGTCTCAAGCCGCTCGGCATCGAAGGAATTGATCCGACCAACGCTTACTGCGTGTGA
- the cofH gene encoding 5-amino-6-(D-ribitylamino)uracil--L-tyrosine 4-hydroxyphenyl transferase CofH: protein MTTPRLNNAELHRILDDAKTGSRMSESDAAALFRLTGRDVWKVASAADERREEMAGDVVTYVRNMNLHVTNICKNRCGFCAFGRKSTDPDAFCFTDEEFREHARDAASKNVTEVCYLAGVHPSFTIENYESMIRTLCEEIRGVHVHGCSPDEIAFAARQSGLTTREALTRLKAAGLGSVQGTAAEILVDSVREVICEKKIPSAEWVRIIREASELGFQATSTIMYGSVENPKERAAHLSILRSLQDETNVFTELVPLSFLHHNTPLAQNGKVVYGATGREDILLVAVSRLFLDNMRNIQVPWSKIGQKMTQVGLMAGGNDVGGTMFVDSLSRTAGAGEESDFFDPNDMRYLCSDIGRTLARRDTLYHILE from the coding sequence ATGACCACCCCACGACTGAACAACGCAGAGCTGCACAGAATTCTTGACGACGCCAAAACAGGCAGCCGCATGAGTGAGTCTGATGCAGCAGCTCTCTTCCGGCTTACCGGCCGGGATGTGTGGAAAGTGGCATCAGCAGCTGACGAACGCCGCGAGGAGATGGCGGGTGATGTCGTGACCTATGTCCGCAACATGAATCTGCATGTAACAAACATCTGTAAAAACCGGTGCGGCTTCTGTGCGTTCGGCAGAAAATCAACCGATCCTGATGCATTCTGTTTCACGGATGAAGAGTTCCGCGAGCATGCCCGCGATGCCGCGAGCAAAAATGTCACCGAGGTCTGTTATCTTGCAGGCGTTCATCCATCGTTCACCATCGAAAACTATGAGTCGATGATTCGCACCCTGTGCGAAGAGATCAGAGGCGTCCATGTGCATGGATGCAGTCCTGATGAGATCGCGTTCGCCGCACGGCAGAGCGGCCTTACCACCCGTGAGGCGCTGACACGTCTGAAGGCAGCAGGTCTCGGCTCGGTGCAGGGGACTGCTGCTGAAATTCTTGTGGACTCGGTTCGCGAGGTTATCTGTGAGAAAAAAATTCCGTCTGCCGAGTGGGTGAGAATTATTCGCGAGGCAAGTGAACTCGGCTTTCAGGCAACGTCCACGATCATGTACGGCTCAGTGGAAAATCCCAAGGAACGTGCAGCTCATCTTTCGATCCTTCGCTCTCTGCAGGATGAGACAAATGTGTTCACCGAACTTGTGCCGCTTTCCTTCCTGCACCACAATACACCGCTCGCACAGAACGGCAAAGTTGTCTACGGTGCTACCGGCCGCGAGGACATTCTCCTTGTTGCGGTCTCGCGTCTGTTTCTGGACAATATGCGAAATATTCAGGTTCCCTGGTCAAAGATCGGACAGAAGATGACGCAGGTCGGCCTTATGGCGGGCGGCAATGATGTTGGCGGTACGATGTTTGTGGACTCTTTGTCAAGAACTGCCGGTGCAGGGGAGGAGTCTGATTTCTTTGATCCAAATGATATGCGGTATCTGTGCAGCGACATAGGCAGAACGCTCGCACGAAGGGATACGCTGTATCATATTCTTGAATAA
- a CDS encoding signal peptidase I, whose product MSSKPSLLEKLKSDDPKISLVRDILSVIIIVAVIGAVLFGVSGTWPAIVAVESGSMVPNMNVGDLIFVVEENRFGPLMTSLEAQAANVTSFGGYGDVIIYQPNGNSQVTPIIHRALGEINESTALEAGLANGGYITKGDHNPTIDQGNIFTSVGMMQPVKDEWVVGKALFAIPLVGYLPLHIWEFAVVVIIILIAWELYSRRKEKAKEDAKKSQKKGKK is encoded by the coding sequence ATGTCATCAAAGCCCTCGCTGTTAGAGAAGCTGAAGTCAGATGATCCGAAGATCAGTCTCGTTCGCGACATCCTGTCGGTCATCATCATTGTTGCCGTGATTGGCGCAGTATTATTTGGTGTATCAGGAACATGGCCGGCGATCGTTGCTGTTGAGTCAGGCAGCATGGTGCCGAACATGAATGTCGGCGATCTGATATTTGTTGTTGAAGAAAACCGGTTCGGCCCTTTGATGACCTCACTTGAAGCGCAGGCAGCAAATGTCACCTCCTTTGGCGGATACGGGGATGTGATCATTTACCAGCCGAACGGTAACTCGCAGGTGACGCCGATAATTCACCGTGCACTTGGGGAGATCAATGAGTCAACAGCTCTTGAAGCTGGTCTTGCGAATGGCGGGTACATCACCAAAGGCGATCACAACCCGACCATTGATCAGGGAAACATCTTCACCAGCGTCGGCATGATGCAGCCGGTGAAGGATGAATGGGTTGTCGGCAAAGCACTGTTTGCCATTCCGCTGGTCGGATACCTGCCGCTGCACATCTGGGAGTTCGCCGTTGTTGTCATAATAATTCTGATCGCATGGGAGCTTTACAGCCGCAGAAAAGAAAAAGCAAAGGAAGATGCGAAAAAATCTCAGAAGAAAGGTAAAAAATGA
- a CDS encoding DMT family transporter, translating to MQNTITPQHAAIGFAVLAAVLYGISSPAAKLLLESVPPALLASLLYLGAGIGMFAVSIIQSSRNKVRREAPLGKKDLPYVIGMILLDIAAPVLLMFGLSMTTAANASLLNNFEIVTTVLVAFFVFREAIDRRLGFAIILIVFASILLTVEDAGSLVFSQGSILVLLACVAWGFENNCTRMLSLKDPVEIVVIKGFGAGTGALILAFFAGEVIFSSMGSILAALMLGFFAYGLSIYFYVLAQRTLGAARTSAFYAVAPFIGVALSFIIFRTELTLSFAVATVIMILGAYFAATGGHHHKHAHTVLTHEHRHSHDDGHHTHTHSPPVTDEHSHTHTHEKQVHDHPHTPDMHHHHEHERK from the coding sequence ATGCAGAACACCATAACCCCACAGCATGCAGCGATCGGTTTTGCCGTTCTTGCGGCAGTACTCTACGGCATCAGCTCGCCTGCCGCAAAACTGCTGCTTGAAAGTGTCCCTCCGGCACTTCTTGCATCACTCCTGTATCTGGGGGCAGGAATCGGCATGTTTGCTGTGAGCATCATCCAGTCATCACGAAACAAAGTACGGCGGGAGGCTCCGCTCGGAAAAAAAGATCTGCCGTATGTCATCGGCATGATTTTGCTTGACATTGCCGCACCGGTTCTTCTGATGTTCGGACTTTCCATGACGACGGCCGCAAACGCCTCGCTTCTCAACAACTTTGAGATTGTCACAACAGTTCTCGTTGCATTTTTTGTCTTCCGGGAAGCGATCGACCGGAGGCTGGGGTTTGCGATCATTCTGATCGTCTTTGCAAGCATCCTTCTCACTGTCGAAGATGCAGGAAGTCTTGTCTTCTCGCAAGGATCTATTCTCGTTCTGCTTGCCTGCGTTGCCTGGGGATTTGAGAACAACTGCACACGAATGCTTTCCTTAAAAGATCCTGTGGAGATTGTGGTGATCAAAGGATTTGGTGCCGGAACCGGAGCACTGATTCTCGCATTTTTTGCAGGAGAGGTGATCTTCAGCAGCATGGGAAGCATTCTTGCAGCATTAATGCTTGGATTTTTTGCGTACGGTCTGTCGATTTACTTCTATGTCCTTGCCCAGCGGACACTCGGAGCAGCGCGGACGAGCGCATTTTATGCGGTCGCTCCCTTCATTGGTGTCGCCCTCTCATTTATCATATTCAGAACCGAACTCACGCTCTCGTTTGCAGTGGCTACTGTCATCATGATCCTTGGAGCGTACTTTGCCGCGACCGGCGGACATCACCACAAACATGCACATACCGTTCTGACGCATGAACACCGCCACAGCCATGATGACGGACACCATACCCACACGCACAGTCCGCCGGTCACCGATGAACATTCTCACACGCACACGCATGAAAAACAGGTCCATGATCACCCTCACACGCCGGATATGCATCATCATCACGAACATGAGCGCAAGTGA
- a CDS encoding LytS/YhcK type 5TM receptor domain-containing protein, with amino-acid sequence MDFITLIGVNLGFAALLGIAIGRSGLLDNMKGDFTDWIRYSIGIVLFGIMSLLGSIASIQYEGALLNVRDGGPIYGGLWFGPIIGIGAAIIGAAYRFSLGGATVVPCCLATIIAGLVSGIIWYFFREKITVVIATLIALALSLVHMVLLIFLTPNNFGWYLITETPTGIGIVTLVPLSVLIFSWCYLRSKEAVAKKK; translated from the coding sequence ATGGATTTTATTACCTTGATTGGTGTCAATCTCGGTTTTGCAGCACTCTTGGGTATCGCCATTGGGAGAAGCGGACTTCTTGACAACATGAAAGGGGACTTTACTGACTGGATCAGATACTCGATCGGTATAGTGTTGTTTGGTATAATGTCGCTTTTAGGATCAATTGCAAGTATTCAGTACGAGGGTGCGCTGCTGAATGTTCGTGACGGCGGTCCGATCTACGGCGGTCTCTGGTTTGGTCCGATTATTGGTATCGGTGCGGCAATTATTGGTGCGGCATACCGGTTCAGTCTCGGCGGCGCAACAGTTGTTCCCTGTTGTCTTGCGACCATTATCGCAGGTTTAGTGAGCGGAATTATCTGGTACTTCTTCCGCGAAAAGATCACCGTGGTGATTGCAACACTGATTGCCCTTGCTCTGAGTCTTGTTCACATGGTTTTGCTCATCTTCCTCACGCCGAACAACTTCGGATGGTATCTGATCACAGAGACCCCAACCGGTATCGGTATTGTTACGCTGGTTCCTCTGTCGGTTCTGATCTTTTCCTGGTGCTACCTGAGATCAAAAGAAGCAGTGGCGAAGAAAAAATAA
- the ribH gene encoding 6,7-dimethyl-8-ribityllumazine synthase, with amino-acid sequence MIDQPVRLGFVVAEFNRDLTYMMEMEAEEHARFLGAAIRDRLYVPGVYDMPLAIRKLLKKSDIDAVITIGCVIEGATDHDQIVVQHAARKIIDLSLEFDKPVALGISGPGMTRLEATERVEYGKRAVESAVKMVRRLAE; translated from the coding sequence ATGATCGATCAACCAGTCAGACTCGGATTCGTTGTCGCAGAATTCAACCGCGATCTTACCTACATGATGGAGATGGAAGCAGAAGAGCATGCACGGTTTCTCGGAGCCGCTATCAGGGACCGCCTCTACGTCCCGGGTGTGTACGATATGCCGCTTGCCATTCGCAAACTTCTGAAGAAATCCGATATTGATGCAGTCATAACAATCGGATGCGTGATTGAAGGCGCAACCGATCATGATCAGATTGTGGTCCAGCATGCAGCACGAAAGATCATCGATCTTTCCCTTGAGTTTGACAAACCGGTGGCTCTGGGCATCTCAGGGCCCGGTATGACCAGACTTGAAGCAACTGAGAGAGTTGAATACGGCAAGCGTGCTGTTGAGTCTGCGGTGAAGATGGTCCGGAGACTTGCGGAATGA
- a CDS encoding pyridoxal phosphate-dependent aminotransferase has protein sequence MRQLSETIAGVAPSATMAMSNRSKEMIASGIDVISLAVGEPDFATPAHITQAAVDALSRGETHYAPSRGIPELTSAVAEKLKNENHIPATQKQIMVTAGAKDAIRITMMAMLNKGDEVVVIDPSWVSYEPCVQIAGGRAVHYSLNADFQVDESIYDVITDKTKMIIVNTPSNPTGSILGRSSLRLIADACMDHDLYCLSDEIYEKLVYGKEHVSIATVGDMHERTITINGFSKAYAMTGWRLGYLAAPLEVIPAMDKVMQHSVGCVNTFAMWGGVAALQGDQTCVEEMRKEFERRKKFVIGRLAGLGLRTAPAEGAFYAFINVGGDDVATANLWLDKAHVAPTPGTAFGAPGWIRISYAASMERLEEAMNRIESVM, from the coding sequence ATGAGACAGCTTTCGGAGACGATAGCAGGAGTTGCGCCGTCGGCGACGATGGCAATGAGCAACCGGTCAAAGGAGATGATCGCGTCAGGTATTGATGTGATCAGTCTTGCGGTGGGAGAGCCGGACTTTGCAACGCCTGCACATATCACGCAGGCGGCAGTTGATGCACTGAGCCGCGGCGAGACGCATTATGCACCGTCGCGGGGAATTCCCGAGCTGACGAGTGCGGTTGCAGAGAAGCTGAAGAACGAGAACCATATTCCGGCAACGCAGAAGCAGATCATGGTGACCGCGGGTGCGAAGGATGCGATCCGGATCACGATGATGGCGATGCTGAACAAGGGTGATGAGGTTGTGGTTATTGATCCGTCATGGGTTTCGTATGAGCCGTGCGTGCAGATTGCCGGAGGACGTGCTGTTCACTACTCGCTGAACGCAGATTTTCAGGTGGACGAGTCGATCTATGACGTGATCACCGACAAGACCAAGATGATCATTGTGAACACGCCGTCAAATCCGACTGGATCAATTCTCGGAAGATCTTCACTCAGGCTGATTGCTGATGCATGCATGGATCATGATCTGTACTGTTTGTCTGATGAGATCTATGAGAAGCTTGTCTACGGTAAAGAGCATGTGTCTATTGCAACGGTGGGTGACATGCATGAGAGGACGATTACCATCAACGGATTTTCCAAAGCTTATGCGATGACCGGATGGCGGCTCGGCTATCTTGCGGCTCCACTTGAAGTGATTCCTGCAATGGATAAGGTGATGCAGCACTCGGTCGGCTGCGTGAATACGTTTGCGATGTGGGGCGGTGTTGCTGCACTGCAAGGGGATCAGACCTGTGTTGAGGAGATGAGAAAGGAGTTTGAGCGCCGCAAGAAGTTTGTGATCGGCAGGCTTGCGGGACTGGGCCTCAGAACAGCGCCTGCGGAGGGAGCATTTTATGCGTTCATCAATGTCGGCGGCGATGATGTGGCGACGGCAAATCTGTGGCTTGACAAGGCGCATGTTGCTCCGACGCCGGGGACGGCTTTCGGCGCTCCGGGATGGATCCGCATTTCGTATGCGGCTTCAATGGAGCGACTCGAAGAGGCGATGAACAGAATAGAATCAGTGATGTAA
- a CDS encoding acetate uptake transporter codes for MTESTTTNVAGTINPAPIGLFGFAFTTIMLSLCNIGIFEMNTVIIGLAFLFGGLAQFLAGILEWRGGNIFGMVVFSSFGMFWLVFALAAVLPAMGLGESATPVAMGCYLVLWAIFTATVALAATGKGIVLPVTLWLVCAVFICLAAADFTGLTSVKVFGGFLGVVAGACAYYIGTADLINGIHGCKKLKL; via the coding sequence ATGACTGAAAGCACTACAACAAATGTCGCAGGAACGATCAATCCAGCACCAATCGGTCTGTTTGGATTTGCATTTACCACGATTATGCTGAGCTTATGCAACATCGGCATCTTCGAAATGAACACGGTGATCATCGGCCTTGCATTCCTGTTCGGCGGTCTGGCACAGTTCCTCGCAGGCATTCTGGAGTGGCGGGGCGGCAACATCTTCGGCATGGTTGTCTTCAGTTCGTTCGGCATGTTCTGGCTGGTGTTCGCACTCGCAGCTGTCCTTCCTGCAATGGGTCTGGGCGAATCCGCAACTCCGGTCGCCATGGGATGCTATCTTGTACTCTGGGCAATCTTTACCGCAACCGTTGCTCTGGCTGCAACCGGCAAAGGAATCGTACTTCCTGTAACACTCTGGCTGGTCTGCGCCGTCTTCATCTGCCTCGCAGCCGCTGACTTCACCGGTCTTACATCAGTGAAAGTTTTCGGCGGTTTCCTTGGTGTGGTTGCCGGAGCCTGCGCCTACTACATCGGCACCGCGGACCTGATCAACGGCATCCATGGATGCAAAAAACTCAAACTCTAA
- a CDS encoding nitrogenase component 1 codes for MAEKGCTNPVWPCAMTGAAATLAGFSDLCVIIHGSSGCYYYPKSLLKVPLFSTYLLESEIVFGTVDRLHEVVSEVAATGRPVAVVNTCVPALTGEDLKTAFSSGSAIFVDAPGFSGNVEAGAAKAFAALAPHCSRERSGVNIDGINLLDIFWRGNLHETERLLGLLKIQVAVRFSRDSYANLCAGAAPFTISANSSYASGVGDNLGSMLFSDIPDTVAKLQEQFPDADTDAVLTEWSRAEEQIYYSCDKYLRKYNPPITAVAAQESYAVFAKTMMERYFGSDVPVVFARDQGFGRVPYSVNSVEINAALGSVGPDLILGSTFEAAASRTAAFFGITPPDRSRISISARPLAGIEGGLVLMEGALNALMNMHAGQRKQG; via the coding sequence ATGGCTGAAAAAGGATGCACTAATCCGGTCTGGCCGTGTGCAATGACCGGCGCTGCGGCAACCCTTGCAGGGTTTTCTGATCTCTGTGTGATCATTCACGGCTCGTCCGGCTGCTACTATTACCCGAAGTCTCTGCTGAAGGTTCCTTTGTTCAGCACGTACCTGCTGGAGTCTGAGATTGTGTTTGGAACAGTCGACCGGCTGCATGAGGTGGTGTCTGAGGTCGCTGCAACCGGCAGACCGGTTGCGGTGGTGAACACCTGTGTTCCGGCACTGACCGGCGAGGATCTGAAGACTGCGTTTTCCAGCGGCTCGGCAATCTTTGTCGATGCTCCGGGCTTCTCCGGAAATGTTGAGGCGGGAGCTGCAAAAGCGTTCGCCGCTCTTGCGCCGCACTGTTCCAGAGAGCGGTCAGGCGTGAACATTGACGGCATCAATCTGTTGGATATTTTCTGGCGCGGTAATCTGCATGAGACCGAGCGTCTGCTCGGACTGCTGAAAATTCAGGTGGCGGTACGATTTTCCCGCGACAGTTATGCAAATCTTTGTGCAGGAGCAGCACCGTTCACGATCTCTGCAAACTCTTCGTACGCTTCCGGTGTCGGGGACAATCTTGGCAGCATGCTGTTTTCAGACATTCCGGATACTGTTGCAAAACTTCAGGAACAGTTTCCTGATGCTGACACGGACGCTGTTCTCACGGAGTGGTCGCGTGCTGAGGAGCAGATCTATTACTCCTGCGACAAGTACCTGCGCAAGTATAATCCTCCGATCACCGCAGTTGCTGCGCAGGAAAGTTATGCGGTCTTTGCAAAGACCATGATGGAGCGGTACTTCGGTTCTGATGTGCCGGTTGTGTTTGCGAGGGATCAGGGCTTTGGTCGTGTTCCCTATTCCGTGAACTCTGTTGAGATCAACGCGGCTCTTGGTTCAGTCGGACCTGATCTGATTCTTGGCTCAACCTTTGAAGCAGCCGCCAGTAGAACAGCGGCATTCTTCGGGATCACGCCGCCTGACCGGAGCCGCATCTCAATCTCCGCACGTCCTCTTGCAGGTATTGAGGGTGGCCTTGTTCTGATGGAAGGAGCACTGAATGCTCTGATGAACATGCATGCCGGACAACGAAAACAGGGATGA
- a CDS encoding nitrogenase component 1 has product MAGCTLTGALSVACFIPGAVAVVHAPEGCVHQTFSMLHAMMNDCDVSQIPEIIVSGIGDREVIFGGEDCLTAALDRAAALNPDLIFVVTSCVPETIGDDCGAVCSRHPYADKIIYVPTSGFLGGSAKDGENAVLTALASCVPLSQATPGTVALIGEKNLESEADQNYAEVERLLARLGLRVTVRFCRGCDAATLMHLGTAECFILRDDRCRPAADAIGERFGRPVVPEFPRGLSGCINFLNAVGHSCGIPEEKIAAAVQDELLYQDQMLEKFSGLTKKTICLGAEPFAGTSAVAREAMARLLMQENDSALPIKLPFYLPVGAAGVEKMLYLWRRAVNNG; this is encoded by the coding sequence ATGGCAGGATGCACCTTAACCGGTGCCCTGTCGGTCGCCTGTTTTATTCCGGGAGCAGTAGCCGTCGTGCATGCTCCTGAGGGCTGCGTGCATCAGACATTTTCAATGCTGCATGCGATGATGAACGACTGTGATGTATCTCAGATTCCTGAGATCATCGTTTCAGGAATCGGGGACCGTGAGGTGATCTTCGGCGGCGAGGACTGCCTGACCGCAGCCCTCGACCGTGCAGCTGCGCTAAATCCTGATCTGATCTTTGTGGTGACCTCCTGTGTGCCGGAGACGATCGGTGATGACTGCGGTGCGGTCTGCAGCCGCCATCCGTACGCAGACAAAATCATCTATGTGCCAACGTCAGGATTTCTTGGAGGAAGTGCAAAGGACGGAGAGAACGCAGTTCTCACCGCTCTTGCATCATGCGTCCCGCTCTCCCAGGCGACTCCGGGAACGGTTGCTCTCATCGGCGAGAAAAATCTTGAGTCTGAAGCTGATCAGAATTATGCAGAGGTTGAGCGCCTGCTTGCCCGTCTCGGCCTTCGGGTGACGGTCAGGTTCTGCCGGGGATGTGATGCTGCAACCCTTATGCATCTTGGAACTGCGGAGTGTTTCATTCTGCGTGATGACCGATGTCGGCCCGCGGCCGATGCTATTGGTGAGCGGTTCGGCCGACCGGTCGTGCCGGAGTTTCCCCGCGGACTTTCCGGCTGCATTAATTTTCTGAATGCTGTTGGTCACTCCTGCGGGATTCCCGAGGAAAAAATTGCAGCGGCAGTGCAGGACGAACTTTTGTATCAGGATCAGATGCTGGAAAAATTTTCAGGACTCACCAAAAAAACAATCTGTCTTGGTGCTGAACCGTTTGCCGGAACATCTGCGGTTGCCCGTGAGGCGATGGCAAGACTTTTGATGCAGGAAAACGACTCGGCCCTTCCGATCAAACTGCCGTTTTATCTTCCGGTCGGTGCTGCTGGTGTTGAAAAGATGCTCTATCTCTGGCGTCGGGCGGTGAACAATGGCTGA